Proteins co-encoded in one Dehalogenimonas sp. WBC-2 genomic window:
- the rpsR gene encoding 30S ribosomal protein S18 yields the protein MVVARSFGSRPQSGRPAGRFGGGRGRFQARRKVCAFCADKNITIDYKDTARLSRYISERGKINPRRRSGTCARHQRVLATAIKQARTIALLPFVPEHIRLAGSFWTMSPAVPKAAETGIENKSTVMPVQDQVQTAVEETVDIVVNPSQE from the coding sequence TTGGTAGTTGCGAGAAGTTTTGGATCGAGGCCGCAAAGCGGTCGCCCAGCTGGCCGTTTCGGTGGGGGCCGGGGGCGTTTTCAGGCACGACGCAAGGTTTGCGCTTTCTGTGCTGACAAGAATATTACAATAGATTATAAAGATACGGCGCGGCTTAGCCGCTATATTTCCGAACGTGGTAAAATCAATCCACGACGCCGCAGCGGTACGTGTGCCCGCCATCAGCGTGTTTTGGCTACGGCCATCAAACAGGCACGTACTATAGCACTTTTACCGTTCGTCCCTGAGCATATCCGGCTGGCCGGTAGTTTCTGGACTATGAGTCCTGCCGTTCCAAAAGCGGCGGAAACAGGTATTGAAAATAAATCAACAGTAATGCCTGTTCAAGACCAAGTGCAAACTGCCGTCGAAGAGACAGTGGATATT